In Psychrobacter ciconiae, the following are encoded in one genomic region:
- a CDS encoding low molecular weight protein-tyrosine-phosphatase, giving the protein MSFNNILVVCVGNICRSPIAEALLKNQFPNKNIDSAGLSAVVGHGADDQAMAVMSADANIDMSAHIAKQINEDLVKQADLIFTMSENQVRWIESQWPHCRGKTFRLGHWINKDIADPYGHDDNAFLTAKKDIIKSLDSWFDKI; this is encoded by the coding sequence ATGAGTTTCAATAATATCTTAGTGGTCTGTGTCGGCAATATTTGCCGAAGCCCAATAGCAGAAGCTTTGTTAAAAAACCAATTTCCGAATAAAAATATCGACTCAGCAGGGCTATCAGCAGTGGTAGGTCATGGCGCGGATGATCAAGCTATGGCAGTAATGAGCGCTGACGCTAATATTGATATGAGCGCGCATATTGCCAAGCAGATTAATGAAGATTTGGTTAAACAAGCTGATTTGATTTTTACCATGTCAGAAAATCAAGTCCGCTGGATTGAATCGCAGTGGCCGCATTGCCGCGGTAAGACTTTTAGGCTTGGGCATTGGATTAATAAAGACATCGCTGACCCTTATGGTCACGATGACAATGCCTTTTTGACGGCTAAAAAAGACATTATAAAAAGTTTAGATTCTTGGTTTGATAAGATTTAA
- a CDS encoding polysaccharide biosynthesis/export family protein: protein MRRLTKISGVSALLAASLLTGCATNSTITSGLKSGDLPPYGAFKAENGIEFVVQPLTLATLPPKQAATPNASLTQLIRSSGRVDYKITSGDILSIVLSGYPDIAPPTTLNSSNPYAAGFPVDQQGFVQFPLIGRIKASGLSVPQFTANLQRQLQRYLKYSDPQVKIIDYRGNKFFIDGEVKQPGEFNMSDAPVTLYGAISMAGGAMPTGDSDNIVLNRNGVNYNLGLQSLRKMGSSANQIYIKNGDSIHVNSQSRNKVYVLGEFGKVEPVPILEQGLSLAHVLGESNGLNASTANAAKIYVVRDNPNYPQTNIYYVDMQNITSFALANRFEMQPNDIVYVDPTGLTRWNRVISALVPSTSAISILSRL from the coding sequence ATGAGACGACTAACCAAAATATCTGGAGTTTCAGCACTCTTAGCCGCAAGCTTACTGACCGGTTGTGCTACCAACAGCACCATCACTTCGGGGCTTAAATCAGGTGACTTGCCACCTTATGGGGCATTTAAAGCTGAAAACGGCATTGAGTTTGTCGTTCAACCATTGACTTTGGCAACATTGCCGCCAAAGCAAGCAGCTACGCCGAACGCGAGCCTTACTCAGCTTATTCGCTCATCAGGTCGCGTTGATTATAAAATCACCTCTGGTGATATTTTAAGCATCGTGCTATCAGGATATCCAGACATTGCGCCGCCTACGACATTGAACAGCAGTAACCCTTATGCTGCAGGATTTCCAGTAGATCAGCAAGGGTTTGTTCAATTCCCTTTAATTGGTCGGATTAAAGCTTCAGGATTAAGCGTTCCGCAGTTTACGGCGAATCTGCAGCGTCAACTTCAGCGTTATTTAAAATACTCCGACCCGCAAGTAAAGATTATTGATTACCGTGGTAATAAGTTTTTCATTGATGGTGAGGTCAAGCAGCCGGGTGAATTTAACATGAGCGATGCTCCTGTGACGCTTTATGGCGCCATATCTATGGCAGGCGGCGCGATGCCAACGGGTGATTCTGACAATATCGTTCTGAACCGTAATGGTGTCAATTATAACTTAGGGCTGCAATCATTACGTAAAATGGGGTCTTCTGCCAATCAAATTTATATCAAAAATGGCGACTCCATTCACGTGAACAGCCAAAGCCGAAACAAAGTTTATGTGTTGGGTGAATTTGGTAAAGTTGAGCCCGTTCCTATCTTAGAGCAAGGTTTGAGCTTAGCGCATGTACTGGGCGAATCAAACGGTCTTAACGCCAGTACAGCCAATGCCGCGAAAATCTATGTGGTTCGCGATAACCCCAATTATCCGCAAACCAATATCTATTATGTTGATATGCAAAATATTACAAGCTTTGCGTTAGCCAATCGCTTTGAGATGCAGCCTAACGATATCGTTTATGTCGACCCGACAGGGCTTACCCGCTGGAACCGCGTGATCAGCGCCTTAGTGCCATCAACATCAGCCATCTCTATTTTATCTAGATTATAA
- the rluB gene encoding 23S rRNA pseudouridine(2605) synthase RluB, giving the protein MKDEKLQKALARMGLGSRRQMEDVIRSGRVSINSAPATIGDRVSIGDEIRVDGRLIRYKAENEKRRRVLAYYKPEGEICSATDPEGRPTVFERLPKLTHDRWVMVGRLDINSTGLLLFTNDGELAHRLMHPSNEITREYAVRVLGEVTPDIAKNLTAGVMLEDGMAQFEDIKEGGGDGVNKWYHVKLKEGRNREVRRLFESQGLKVSRLLRTRYGSISLPKELRTGRFLELDKKDINSLTDLVSMRPRQDTGLQGAAKRKQDRIKDKPLKARRDFQRDNKRNDTKESPRKNTGDKGSRQRSDRPTDNRNRRSK; this is encoded by the coding sequence ATGAAAGACGAAAAATTGCAAAAAGCCCTTGCCCGAATGGGGCTTGGTTCACGTCGCCAAATGGAAGATGTCATCAGGTCGGGCCGAGTGTCAATTAATAGTGCTCCTGCAACCATTGGCGATCGAGTCAGTATTGGTGACGAAATCCGCGTTGATGGTCGCCTCATTCGCTACAAAGCTGAAAATGAAAAGCGCCGCCGCGTTTTAGCCTACTATAAGCCTGAAGGTGAGATTTGCTCAGCAACCGACCCTGAAGGTCGCCCGACTGTATTTGAGCGGCTGCCAAAACTCACTCATGACCGCTGGGTGATGGTTGGGCGTTTGGATATCAACTCAACGGGGCTTTTACTATTTACCAATGATGGCGAGCTTGCTCACCGCTTAATGCACCCCTCAAATGAAATTACCCGTGAATATGCCGTTCGCGTATTGGGTGAGGTCACCCCTGACATTGCTAAAAACCTGACCGCAGGGGTCATGCTTGAAGATGGGATGGCGCAATTTGAGGACATCAAAGAAGGCGGCGGCGATGGCGTCAACAAGTGGTATCACGTTAAGCTCAAAGAAGGTCGCAACCGTGAAGTCCGCCGATTGTTTGAGTCGCAAGGTCTTAAAGTCAGCCGACTCCTTCGGACGCGTTATGGCAGTATCAGCTTGCCAAAAGAGCTGCGCACGGGTCGCTTTTTAGAGTTAGATAAAAAGGACATCAATAGCTTAACCGATTTGGTCAGCATGCGACCGCGCCAAGACACAGGGCTTCAAGGCGCTGCAAAACGCAAACAAGACCGAATCAAGGACAAGCCATTAAAGGCGCGCCGCGATTTTCAACGCGACAATAAGCGTAACGACACCAAAGAAAGCCCGCGCAAAAACACAGGCGATAAAGGCAGCCGTCAACGCAGTGACCGCCCAACAGACAATCGCAATCGTCGCTCAAAGTAA
- a CDS encoding LysE/ArgO family amino acid transporter, translated as MTALIAVDFCSGLLLGLSLIVAIGSQNAFILKQGIKREHVVWVCLFCAVSDALLIVAGVAGFETVTAKFPQLVSIAKWLGALFLLAYGLQNLRVSITNQSALHASSHLPMSLKKALLLCFGFTWLNPHVYLDTLVLVGMVSTGAENAKLFAIGAVTASFLFFFGLGFGARLLAPIFAKPKAWNILDGLIGILMLYLAWQLAFN; from the coding sequence ATGACAGCGCTAATTGCTGTAGATTTTTGTTCAGGATTGCTTTTAGGGCTGTCACTCATCGTGGCGATTGGCTCGCAAAATGCATTTATTTTAAAACAAGGCATCAAGCGCGAGCATGTGGTTTGGGTTTGCCTGTTTTGCGCGGTAAGCGATGCGTTATTAATCGTCGCGGGGGTCGCCGGATTTGAAACGGTCACGGCAAAGTTTCCGCAATTGGTCAGCATTGCCAAATGGCTCGGCGCGCTATTTTTATTGGCTTATGGGCTGCAAAATCTGCGCGTAAGCATCACCAATCAATCCGCGCTTCATGCCAGCTCGCACTTGCCCATGAGTCTTAAAAAGGCGCTGCTGCTTTGTTTTGGCTTTACGTGGCTTAATCCGCACGTGTATTTGGACACGCTGGTTTTGGTTGGCATGGTGTCCACAGGCGCGGAAAATGCCAAACTATTTGCTATTGGCGCGGTGACGGCATCTTTTTTATTCTTCTTTGGTTTGGGATTTGGGGCAAGGCTGCTTGCGCCGATATTTGCTAAGCCTAAAGCTTGGAATATCCTTGACGGCTTGATCGGCATATTGATGCTTTATTTAGCTTGGCAATTGGCGTTCAATTAA
- a CDS encoding NAD(P)-binding domain-containing protein, with protein MSNKKIAILGAGPSGLAQLRAFETARLAGATDLPEIVCYEKQNDIGGMWNYNWRTGLDKHGEPVHGSMYRYLWSNGPKECLEFADYSFEEHFGEPIPSYPPREVLKDYIMGRIDKHDIKKYIRFECPVRWVTFDDDTQKFTVTVMNHKTGEQETDEFDFVVVATGHFSTPNMPYFEGLEQFPGRVLHAHDFRDALEFKHKDVLLVGSSYSAEDIGTQCYKYGTKSVTISYRSQPLGYDWPEGISEVPLLTHFEDDIAHFADGTSQRFDAVIMCTGYLFHFRFLPDELRLQTHNCLYPANLYKGIFWQPNPKLIYLGMQDQYFTFNMFDAQAWFARDVMLGKIELPELEARQKDEAAWLERHEALNGCNESIDFQASYIRDLTNATDYPEFAVEEQGEIFKQWQQDKAADIMGFREKAYRSTLTGTLAPKLPEPWLDVLDDSLEHFLDLVGVTDDSENTSSTQHEVKTSVNKNKVTENKAASKKSANEAEAKAS; from the coding sequence TTGAGTAATAAAAAGATTGCTATTTTAGGGGCGGGACCTAGTGGACTTGCGCAACTGCGAGCGTTTGAGACGGCTCGTTTAGCTGGAGCTACCGACCTTCCTGAGATAGTGTGTTATGAAAAACAAAACGATATTGGCGGGATGTGGAATTACAATTGGCGAACCGGTCTTGATAAACACGGTGAGCCGGTTCATGGCAGTATGTACCGCTACCTGTGGTCAAACGGTCCAAAAGAGTGCTTAGAGTTTGCTGATTATTCCTTCGAGGAGCATTTTGGCGAGCCGATTCCTTCTTACCCACCGCGCGAGGTGCTCAAAGACTACATCATGGGGCGCATCGATAAGCACGATATCAAAAAATATATTCGCTTTGAATGTCCCGTACGTTGGGTGACCTTTGATGACGACACGCAAAAATTTACCGTCACCGTCATGAACCATAAAACCGGCGAGCAAGAAACCGACGAGTTTGATTTTGTCGTCGTCGCAACCGGTCATTTTTCAACGCCAAACATGCCGTATTTTGAAGGTCTTGAGCAGTTCCCCGGCCGCGTGCTTCATGCTCACGATTTCCGTGATGCCCTTGAATTTAAACACAAAGACGTCCTGCTCGTTGGTAGCAGCTATTCTGCCGAAGACATCGGAACCCAGTGCTACAAATACGGCACAAAATCGGTGACCATCAGTTACCGCAGTCAGCCTTTAGGCTATGATTGGCCAGAAGGCATCAGCGAAGTGCCGTTATTGACCCATTTTGAAGATGATATTGCGCATTTTGCCGATGGTACAAGTCAGCGCTTTGATGCGGTTATTATGTGCACCGGATATCTGTTTCACTTCCGTTTTTTGCCCGATGAGCTACGCTTGCAAACGCATAACTGCCTGTATCCGGCGAACCTTTATAAAGGTATTTTTTGGCAGCCAAATCCAAAGCTTATCTACCTTGGCATGCAAGACCAATACTTTACCTTTAACATGTTTGACGCCCAAGCGTGGTTTGCGCGCGACGTGATGCTTGGCAAGATTGAATTGCCAGAGCTTGAAGCTCGCCAAAAGGACGAAGCCGCTTGGCTTGAGCGTCATGAGGCGCTGAACGGCTGCAACGAGTCGATCGACTTTCAAGCAAGCTACATTCGCGACTTGACCAATGCCACCGATTACCCTGAGTTTGCGGTAGAGGAGCAGGGCGAGATTTTTAAACAGTGGCAACAAGACAAAGCCGCTGACATCATGGGGTTCCGCGAAAAAGCTTACCGCTCAACCTTGACCGGAACGCTTGCGCCCAAGCTTCCTGAGCCTTGGCTTGACGTTCTTGATGACTCGCTTGAGCACTTTTTAGATTTGGTTGGCGTGACTGACGACAGTGAAAATACGTCCTCTACACAACACGAGGTTAAAACCTCAGTCAATAAAAACAAAGTCACCGAAAATAAAGCTGCTTCTAAAAAATCAGCCAATGAAGCCGAAGCAAAAGCGTCGTAG